The Osmerus eperlanus chromosome 22, fOsmEpe2.1, whole genome shotgun sequence genome window below encodes:
- the LOC134008647 gene encoding atlastin-2-like isoform X3 has protein sequence MAEESRLKHRNHSQQNCKNSIFDEGGPRIENVGSKMMPRREEEDAEEEGLLLEEEDTVVARPVQIVVAHEDDHDFELDEVALERILLQEHVRDLNVVVVSVAGAFRKGKSFLLDFMLRYMYSQSKSSHSWIGGHEDPLTGFTWRGGCERETTGILAWSEVFVVEKPDGSEVAVLLIDTQGAFDSQSTIKDCATLFALSTMTSSVQVYNLSQNVQEDDLQHLQLFTEYGRLAMEEIYEKPFQTLMFLIRDWSYPYEHPYGLEGGKTFLEKRLQVKQNQHEELQNVRKHIHSCFSNISCFLLPHPGLKVATNPHFDGRLRDIDGEFKTELVNLVPTLLSPDNLVEKEIGGSKVTCRDLVQYFKAYMKIYQGEELPHPKSMLQATAEANNLAAVAGAKDIYNKGMEQVCGGDEPYMSPVELERRHDDLRQASVRHFSSVKKMGGEEFCRRYQEQLEGMLDEAYANFTKHNDGKNIFYAARTPATLFAVMFAMYVASLITGFVGISSVATLCNLVMGMALAALCVWAYAKYSGEFREVGSVIDQVAETLWEQVLKPLM, from the exons GTGGGCCCAGGATTGAAAATGTTGGCTCCAAGATGATGCctcggagggaggaagaggatgcagaggaggaagggttgcttctggaggaagaggacacgGTTGTGGCCAGGCCGGTCCAGATTGTCGTGGCTCACGAGGATGACCACGATTTTGAGCTGGACGAGGTGGCGCTGGAGCGCATCCTGCTGCAGGAGCACGTCCGAGACCTCAACGTGGTGGTGGTGTCAGTGGCCGGAGCCTTCCGCAAGGGCAAGTCTTTCCTGTTGGACTTCATGCTGCGCTATATGTACAGCCAGAGCAAG tcGAGCCACTCTTGGATCGGAGGCCACGAGGACCCTCTAACGGGCTTCacgtggagggggggctgtgagagGGAGACCACAGGCATCCTGGCCTGGAGCGAAGTGTTTGTGGTGGAGAAGCCTGATGGGAGTGAG GTCGCTGTTCTCTTAATAGATACACAAGGGGCTTTTGATAGCCAGTCAACCATCAAAGATTGTGCTACGCTGTTTGCTCTGAGCACCATGACCAGCTCTGTGCAG GTTTACAACTTGTCTCAGAACGTTCAAGAAGATGACCTCCAACATCTTCAG CTCTTCACCGAGTATGGAAGACTTGCCATGGAAGAAATTTATGAGAAGCCATTTCAG ACTCTCATGTTTCTTATAAGAGACTGGAGCTACCCCTACGAGCATCCCTATGGCTTAGAAGGAGGGAAGACGTTCTTGGAGAAGAGGTTGCAA GTCAAACAGAACCAGCACGAAGAGCTGCAGAACGTGAGGAAGCACATCCACTCCTGCTTCTCCAACATCAGCTGCTTCCTGCTGCCCCACCCTGGTCTGAAGGTGGCCACCAACCCCCACTTTGATGGCAGACTAAGGG ATATCGACGGTGAATTCAAGACGGAACTTGTGAATCTTGTGCCAACTCTGTTGTCGCCGGATAACTTGGTGGAGAAAGAAATAGGAGGATCGAAAGTCACTTGCCGAGACCTTGTACAGTATTTTAAG GCATACATGAAAATATACCAAGGTGAGGAGCTGCCTCATCCCAAATCAATGTTGCAG GCAACAGCTGAAGCCAACAACCTAGCAGCTGTAGCTGGAGCAAAGGACATCTACAACAAAGGCATGGAACAG GTGTGCGGCGGAGACGAGCCTTACATGTCTCCGGTTGAGCTGGAGCGTCGCCACGACGACCTTAGGCAGGCGTCGGTGCGGCACTTCAGTTCGGTGAAGAAGATGGGTGGCGAGGAGTTCTGCCGACGCTACCAGGAGCAGCTGGAGGGCATGCTCGACGAGGCCTATGCCAACTTCACCAAGCACAACGACGGCAAGAACATCTTCTACGCGGCACGCACGCCCGCCACGCTGTTCGCCGTCATGTTTGCCATGTACGTGGCATCACTCATCACCGGCTTTGTGGGCATCAGCTCGGTTGCGACCCTGTGCAACCTGGTGATGGGCATGGCTCTGGCGGCGCTGTGCGTCTGGGCCTACGCCAAGTACTCAGGGGAGTTCCGCGAGGTGGGCAGCGTCATCGACCAGGTGGCCGAGACCTTGTGGGAGCAG GTGTTGAAGCCTCTAATGTGA
- the LOC134008647 gene encoding atlastin-2-like isoform X1, translating to MAEESRLKHRNHSQQNCKNSIFDEGGPRIENVGSKMMPRREEEDAEEEGLLLEEEDTVVARPVQIVVAHEDDHDFELDEVALERILLQEHVRDLNVVVVSVAGAFRKGKSFLLDFMLRYMYSQSKSSHSWIGGHEDPLTGFTWRGGCERETTGILAWSEVFVVEKPDGSEVAVLLIDTQGAFDSQSTIKDCATLFALSTMTSSVQVYNLSQNVQEDDLQHLQLFTEYGRLAMEEIYEKPFQTLMFLIRDWSYPYEHPYGLEGGKTFLEKRLQVKQNQHEELQNVRKHIHSCFSNISCFLLPHPGLKVATNPHFDGRLRDIDGEFKTELVNLVPTLLSPDNLVEKEIGGSKVTCRDLVQYFKAYMKIYQGEELPHPKSMLQATAEANNLAAVAGAKDIYNKGMEQVCGGDEPYMSPVELERRHDDLRQASVRHFSSVKKMGGEEFCRRYQEQLEGMLDEAYANFTKHNDGKNIFYAARTPATLFAVMFAMYVASLITGFVGISSVATLCNLVMGMALAALCVWAYAKYSGEFREVGSVIDQVAETLWEQRTPRKVFSKLFEVARSRVTLGALIPAQRTRLASNNNVKKKN from the exons GTGGGCCCAGGATTGAAAATGTTGGCTCCAAGATGATGCctcggagggaggaagaggatgcagaggaggaagggttgcttctggaggaagaggacacgGTTGTGGCCAGGCCGGTCCAGATTGTCGTGGCTCACGAGGATGACCACGATTTTGAGCTGGACGAGGTGGCGCTGGAGCGCATCCTGCTGCAGGAGCACGTCCGAGACCTCAACGTGGTGGTGGTGTCAGTGGCCGGAGCCTTCCGCAAGGGCAAGTCTTTCCTGTTGGACTTCATGCTGCGCTATATGTACAGCCAGAGCAAG tcGAGCCACTCTTGGATCGGAGGCCACGAGGACCCTCTAACGGGCTTCacgtggagggggggctgtgagagGGAGACCACAGGCATCCTGGCCTGGAGCGAAGTGTTTGTGGTGGAGAAGCCTGATGGGAGTGAG GTCGCTGTTCTCTTAATAGATACACAAGGGGCTTTTGATAGCCAGTCAACCATCAAAGATTGTGCTACGCTGTTTGCTCTGAGCACCATGACCAGCTCTGTGCAG GTTTACAACTTGTCTCAGAACGTTCAAGAAGATGACCTCCAACATCTTCAG CTCTTCACCGAGTATGGAAGACTTGCCATGGAAGAAATTTATGAGAAGCCATTTCAG ACTCTCATGTTTCTTATAAGAGACTGGAGCTACCCCTACGAGCATCCCTATGGCTTAGAAGGAGGGAAGACGTTCTTGGAGAAGAGGTTGCAA GTCAAACAGAACCAGCACGAAGAGCTGCAGAACGTGAGGAAGCACATCCACTCCTGCTTCTCCAACATCAGCTGCTTCCTGCTGCCCCACCCTGGTCTGAAGGTGGCCACCAACCCCCACTTTGATGGCAGACTAAGGG ATATCGACGGTGAATTCAAGACGGAACTTGTGAATCTTGTGCCAACTCTGTTGTCGCCGGATAACTTGGTGGAGAAAGAAATAGGAGGATCGAAAGTCACTTGCCGAGACCTTGTACAGTATTTTAAG GCATACATGAAAATATACCAAGGTGAGGAGCTGCCTCATCCCAAATCAATGTTGCAG GCAACAGCTGAAGCCAACAACCTAGCAGCTGTAGCTGGAGCAAAGGACATCTACAACAAAGGCATGGAACAG GTGTGCGGCGGAGACGAGCCTTACATGTCTCCGGTTGAGCTGGAGCGTCGCCACGACGACCTTAGGCAGGCGTCGGTGCGGCACTTCAGTTCGGTGAAGAAGATGGGTGGCGAGGAGTTCTGCCGACGCTACCAGGAGCAGCTGGAGGGCATGCTCGACGAGGCCTATGCCAACTTCACCAAGCACAACGACGGCAAGAACATCTTCTACGCGGCACGCACGCCCGCCACGCTGTTCGCCGTCATGTTTGCCATGTACGTGGCATCACTCATCACCGGCTTTGTGGGCATCAGCTCGGTTGCGACCCTGTGCAACCTGGTGATGGGCATGGCTCTGGCGGCGCTGTGCGTCTGGGCCTACGCCAAGTACTCAGGGGAGTTCCGCGAGGTGGGCAGCGTCATCGACCAGGTGGCCGAGACCTTGTGGGAGCAG AGGACTCCCCGAAAG gtGTTTTCCAAACTCTTTGAGGTGGCAAGAAGTCGAGTCACACTGGGCGCCTTGATACCAGCCCAGAGAACGAGACTGGCCTCCAACAACAATGTCAAGAAGAAAAACTAG
- the LOC134008647 gene encoding atlastin-2-like isoform X2 → MAEESRLKHRNHSQQNCKNSIFDEGGPRIENVGSKMMPRREEEDAEEEGLLLEEEDTVVARPVQIVVAHEDDHDFELDEVALERILLQEHVRDLNVVVVSVAGAFRKGKSFLLDFMLRYMYSQSKSSHSWIGGHEDPLTGFTWRGGCERETTGILAWSEVFVVEKPDGSEVAVLLIDTQGAFDSQSTIKDCATLFALSTMTSSVQVYNLSQNVQEDDLQHLQLFTEYGRLAMEEIYEKPFQTLMFLIRDWSYPYEHPYGLEGGKTFLEKRLQVKQNQHEELQNVRKHIHSCFSNISCFLLPHPGLKVATNPHFDGRLRDIDGEFKTELVNLVPTLLSPDNLVEKEIGGSKVTCRDLVQYFKAYMKIYQGEELPHPKSMLQATAEANNLAAVAGAKDIYNKGMEQVCGGDEPYMSPVELERRHDDLRQASVRHFSSVKKMGGEEFCRRYQEQLEGMLDEAYANFTKHNDGKNIFYAARTPATLFAVMFAMYVASLITGFVGISSVATLCNLVMGMALAALCVWAYAKYSGEFREVGSVIDQVAETLWEQVFSKLFEVARSRVTLGALIPAQRTRLASNNNVKKKN, encoded by the exons GTGGGCCCAGGATTGAAAATGTTGGCTCCAAGATGATGCctcggagggaggaagaggatgcagaggaggaagggttgcttctggaggaagaggacacgGTTGTGGCCAGGCCGGTCCAGATTGTCGTGGCTCACGAGGATGACCACGATTTTGAGCTGGACGAGGTGGCGCTGGAGCGCATCCTGCTGCAGGAGCACGTCCGAGACCTCAACGTGGTGGTGGTGTCAGTGGCCGGAGCCTTCCGCAAGGGCAAGTCTTTCCTGTTGGACTTCATGCTGCGCTATATGTACAGCCAGAGCAAG tcGAGCCACTCTTGGATCGGAGGCCACGAGGACCCTCTAACGGGCTTCacgtggagggggggctgtgagagGGAGACCACAGGCATCCTGGCCTGGAGCGAAGTGTTTGTGGTGGAGAAGCCTGATGGGAGTGAG GTCGCTGTTCTCTTAATAGATACACAAGGGGCTTTTGATAGCCAGTCAACCATCAAAGATTGTGCTACGCTGTTTGCTCTGAGCACCATGACCAGCTCTGTGCAG GTTTACAACTTGTCTCAGAACGTTCAAGAAGATGACCTCCAACATCTTCAG CTCTTCACCGAGTATGGAAGACTTGCCATGGAAGAAATTTATGAGAAGCCATTTCAG ACTCTCATGTTTCTTATAAGAGACTGGAGCTACCCCTACGAGCATCCCTATGGCTTAGAAGGAGGGAAGACGTTCTTGGAGAAGAGGTTGCAA GTCAAACAGAACCAGCACGAAGAGCTGCAGAACGTGAGGAAGCACATCCACTCCTGCTTCTCCAACATCAGCTGCTTCCTGCTGCCCCACCCTGGTCTGAAGGTGGCCACCAACCCCCACTTTGATGGCAGACTAAGGG ATATCGACGGTGAATTCAAGACGGAACTTGTGAATCTTGTGCCAACTCTGTTGTCGCCGGATAACTTGGTGGAGAAAGAAATAGGAGGATCGAAAGTCACTTGCCGAGACCTTGTACAGTATTTTAAG GCATACATGAAAATATACCAAGGTGAGGAGCTGCCTCATCCCAAATCAATGTTGCAG GCAACAGCTGAAGCCAACAACCTAGCAGCTGTAGCTGGAGCAAAGGACATCTACAACAAAGGCATGGAACAG GTGTGCGGCGGAGACGAGCCTTACATGTCTCCGGTTGAGCTGGAGCGTCGCCACGACGACCTTAGGCAGGCGTCGGTGCGGCACTTCAGTTCGGTGAAGAAGATGGGTGGCGAGGAGTTCTGCCGACGCTACCAGGAGCAGCTGGAGGGCATGCTCGACGAGGCCTATGCCAACTTCACCAAGCACAACGACGGCAAGAACATCTTCTACGCGGCACGCACGCCCGCCACGCTGTTCGCCGTCATGTTTGCCATGTACGTGGCATCACTCATCACCGGCTTTGTGGGCATCAGCTCGGTTGCGACCCTGTGCAACCTGGTGATGGGCATGGCTCTGGCGGCGCTGTGCGTCTGGGCCTACGCCAAGTACTCAGGGGAGTTCCGCGAGGTGGGCAGCGTCATCGACCAGGTGGCCGAGACCTTGTGGGAGCAG gtGTTTTCCAAACTCTTTGAGGTGGCAAGAAGTCGAGTCACACTGGGCGCCTTGATACCAGCCCAGAGAACGAGACTGGCCTCCAACAACAATGTCAAGAAGAAAAACTAG